A genomic region of Chelmon rostratus isolate fCheRos1 chromosome 8, fCheRos1.pri, whole genome shotgun sequence contains the following coding sequences:
- the LOC121609867 gene encoding hemicentin-1-like, which produces MRLTVIKHLIRMCALIWTTLLFAVRINNAYTATASPRETPKITPEAGLCVEIRCYSTTDFGFTVVSTVGYKCEHNCTDSDIILRLKNTSAHAQSGFGVSLLDRNLSQTNCIIIITDLTKSDSGSYQLTVLNGRTQGSTSHETFSETDLFQKPTVRIPPLTEGQQTTLTCTAPCLCSGSDPEVTWMWRRTGENGSHITGNVTAFKTDNLTVTQRCRSTLTFHPSVMHHGTEVVCMVSFTGGMTTEETVTLNVNYVKKPEISGMTTVKEGDSLNLTCSVASFPPYAITWAKLGLNEILNDETGTDLHSDAGTAGTLVIPNMTAEYSGQYICTAKLLNNTLTAEVNVTVIHVKKSEITGKRTLKEGDTLNLTCNVEDFLPSLVMWTKVPSNKNLQSRTETDLQNNTGTATLVIPNVTPDHAGQYNCTAKHLNMTVSIYAIVTVTSYPKILNSSGCISQSKALTCMCISQWFPLPTIKWPLIENHTEYSVITTVSNHTINSTITLTAKEQTYTVVECVSRSENGEVKENLIITKAEEDDDEDQYVKLLRTVTQLEVVIAFLIGALLSAIFCCLVRQCPRKRQRTHENLAETLEMVTSHKESLVDAGQEVEDDQAFLQEAAEAGEAVSVGKPDVEYSNLDFSLIKTQSPAEAGMTQETTETEYAEIKKEKAEAEQGGEGRAEEEVMEGDEEKKQSGPDQEEGEEDVALYSTVKDIMDQI; this is translated from the exons ATGAGACTGACTGTCATCAAACATCTAATTAGGATGTGTGCGCTCATCTGGACGACTCTGCTCTTTGCTGTGAGAATCAACAATGCTTACACAG CAACTGCATCTCCAAGGGAAACCCCTAAAATCACACCAGAGGCTGGACTCTGTGTTGAGATACGCTGTTATTCTACTACTGATTTTGGCTTCACTGTGGTAAGCACAGTTGGGTACAAATGTGAACACAACTGCACTGATTCTGACATAATACTCCGCTTGAAGAACACCAGTGCACATGCCCAGTCTGGGTTTGGAGTGTCACTGTTGGATCGTAATCTGAGTCAGACGaactgcatcatcatcatcactgacctCACCAAGTCAGACTCTGGATCATATCAGCTCACAGTCCTGAATGGAAGAACGCAAGGATCCACATCTCATGAAACATTTAGCGAAACAG ATCTGTTCCAGAAGCCCACAGTGAGGATtcctcctctgacagagggACAGCAGACCACACTGACCTGCACTGCTCCTTGTCTCTGCTCTGGATCTGATCCTGAAGTCACCTGGATGTGGAGAAGGACAGGAGAGAATGGCTCTCACATCACAGGAAACGTCACCGCTTTCAAGACTGACAATCTGACTGTCACACAGAGATGCCGCTCAACTTTGACCTTTCACCCTTCAGTCATGCACCACGGCACTGAGGTCGTCTGTATGGTCAGCTTCACAGGTGGCATGACGACAGAGGAGACGGTGACTCTGAATGTGAACT ATGTCAAAAAGCCTGAAATCTCTGGAATGACCACTGTAAAGGAGGGTGATAGTCTGAATCTGACCTGCAGCGTTGCAAGTTTCCCACCATATGCTATCACATGGGCTAAACTCGGCTTGAACGAAATCCTGAACGATGAAACTGGAACTGACCTGCACAGTGACGCTGGGACGGCTGGGACACTTGTCATCCCTAACATGACAGCAGAATATTCCGGACAGTACATATGTACTGCAAAGCTTCTGAACAACACCCTGACCGCAGAAGTAAACGTAACAGTGATAC atgTGAAGAAATCTGAAATAACTGGAAAGAGAACCCTAAAGGAAGGTGATACTCTGAATCTGACCTGCAATGTGGAAGATTTCCTTCCATCTCTTGTCATGTGGACGAAAGTCCCGtccaacaaaaacctgcagagcaGAACTGAAACTGACCTGCAGAACAACACTGGAACAGCCACTCTTGTCATCCCTAATGTGACACCAGACCACGCTGGACAATACAACTGTACAGCGAAACACCTGAACATGACTGTGTCTATATATGCCATTGTAACTGTAACTT CGTATCCCAAGATCCTAAACAGCTCTGGATGCATAAGTCAGTCGAAGGCTCTTACCTGTATGTGTATCAGTCAGTGGTTTCCGTTACCCACCATCAAATGGCCACTGATAGAGAACCACACTGAGTACTCTGTCATTACCACTGTCTCAAACCACACAATCAACAGCACCATCACGCTAACTGCAAAAGAGCAAACTTACACCGTTGTTGAGTGTGTCAGCCGCAGCGAGAATGGAGAAGTAAAAGAGAACCTCATCATAACCAAAGCAGAAGAAGACGACGACGAAG ATCAGTACGTGAAATTGTTAAGAACTGTGACACAGTTGGAAGTTGTCATTGCATTTTTGATTGGCGCTCTTCTTTCTGCAATCTTTTGCTGTTTGGTGAGACAATGCCCCAG AAAAAGGCAGAGGACCCACGAAAATCTGGCTGAGACTCTGGAGATGGTGACGAGTCACAAAGAATCACTg GTAGATGCTGGTCAAGAAGTGGAAGATGATCAGGCCTTCCTCCAAGAGGCAGCTGAAGCAGGAGAAGCTGTGTCCGTGGGCAAACCAGACGTGGAGTACTCCAACCTTGATTTCTCTCTGATTAAAACACAGAGTCCAGCAGAGGCAGGGATGACACAGGagaccacagagacagagtacgctgaaattaaaaaagaaaaagcagaggcGGAACAAGGTGGAGAGggcagagcagaagaggaggtgatggagggggatgaggagaaaaaacaaagtggacCAGAtcaggaggaaggtgaggaggaTGTGGCGCTGTATTCCACTGTGAAGGATATAATGGATCAGATTTAA
- the LOC121610261 gene encoding uncharacterized protein LOC121610261 has product MFVLIWVTLLFPATGSNADAGATLSGRALCQNGFCITLNDGEITAEAGLCVVIPCTFTPGFGFSPLRMVWFKCEPLEEKCGDSDMIFHTDKNNRKIKSRFKGRVSLLEPDVIQRNCSIIINDLTESDSGSYQLRVNGVMFGSPEGFTFSPRTTVSVKDLIQKPTVRIPPLSEGQQTTLTCTAPGLCSGSEPEITWTWRGTGGNNFHNIHDITAFNTETLTPVTQRHSSTLTLTPSVMHHGTKVSCKVSFTNGIAAEETVTLNVTWFPEILNNSGCEVQSELLTCVCISKGFPLPTIKWPLLKNHTEYSVITRVSNHTVHSTVTLTVKDHSSAVTECVSSSDVGEVRQNITIVTSEKQEGPAQPCGPHSAVLPWAIAAVSLIVNVICIICLMILWNTKKKMKPSQEDRTYMSLQQTDRSPQYDMSQTALTYKMAGLKAVTPLGKVCLSRNYGITEHLTSCNILLKFCDVSCGVSFCSVPLCLMRFCCKICPVEGETYFLKHQIRMFVFIWATVLLSMRGSNADIGGSVGRTLCQNGFCITLNDGEITAEAGLCVVIPCAFTLDYGFYPLHMVWFKCEPLEEKCGNSYVIFHSNKDNKKVQPGYKRRVSLLEPDVIQRNCSIIINDLTESDSGSYQLRVNGYMNWKADGFTFSPRTTVSVKDLIQKPTVMIPPLIEGQQTTLTCTAPGLCSGSDPEITWTWRGTGDNDLHNTANITALKTETLTPVTQRYSSTLTFNPSAEHHGTTLTCRVSFINNITTEETVTLNVTYVKEVKITGNTIVKEGETLNLTCSVESFPPSLITWTKFSARKMQNGTETKLLNDTLTDLQDDTLTNLQNETLTDLQNDTETYLQEDSGMAIFFISNMMVEHSGQYICTAKHLNNTLMEKVDVKVMYMRNPVIIGQTAVMEGDALNLTCSVESFPPSRITWTMLGCKTNLHSEPNTVLQNDPGSARLIIHNVTAEHSGQYICTAQYLETTVTVFADVTVMWFPKIRNSGCKVQSEVLTCVCTSDGFPLPTINWPLLKNQTKYSVTTTVSDHTINSTVTLTVKNYSDNVVECVSSNENGEAKEYLTISTDVSQPEGQSRDVSKTVSWVEVIIAFLIGVLLTTVLFCLAKKFHRKKQSSGNLEETLEMVTNQEDPLIDAHQAVEDDQTYYQEAAEGEGAAAAEKAALDLDDGPKDVEYASIDFSLLKRKSPREAAKQQETAETEYAEIKKEVKEEREDSGGEEGAVLEGKEEEETKHSVPEEEEGQDVAVYVKDEF; this is encoded by the exons ATGTTTGTTCTCATCTGGGTGACTCTGCTGTTCCCTGCGACAGGAAGCAATGCAGACGCTG GTGCAACATTGAGTGGGAGAGCGCTCTGTCAAAATGGATTCTGTATCACTCTTAATGATGGAGAAATTACAGCAGAGGCTGGACTCTGTGTTGTGATACCGTGTACTTTCACCCCTGGTTTTGGCTTTTCCCCCCTACGTATGGTTTGGTTCAAATGTGAACCATTGGAAGAAAAATGTGGTGATTCAGACATGATATTCCACACTGACAAGAACAACAGGAAGATCAAGTCTAGGTTCAAAGGACGAGTGTCACTGCTGGAGCCCGACGTGATTCAGAGGAactgcagcatcatcatcaatgaCCTGACTGAGTCAGACTCTGGATCGTATCAGCTCAGAGTTAATGGGGTCATGTTTGGGTCGCCAGAAGGATTTACATTCTCTCCAAGAACAACTGTCTCTGTTAAAG ATCTGATCCAGAAGCCCACAGTGAGGATTCCTCCTCTGAGTGAGGGACAGCAGACCACACTGACCTGCACTGCTCCTGGTCTCTGCTCTGGATCTGAACCTGAAATCACCTGGACGTGGAGAggaacagggggaaacaactTTCACAACATACACGACATCACCGCTTTCAACACTGAGACTCTGACTCctgtcacacagagacacagctcTACTTTGACGTTAACCCCTTCAGTCATGCACCACGGCACTAAAGTCAGCTGCAAGGTCAGCTTCACAAACGGCATTGCTGCAGAGGAGACAGTAACTCTGAATGTGACCT GGTTTCCAGAGATCTTAAATAACTCTGGATGTGAGGTGCAGTCTGAGCTCCTGacttgtgtgtgcatcagtAAGGGTTTTCCTTTACCCACCATCAAATGGCCACTGTTAAAGAACCACACTGAGTACTCTGTCATTACCAGAGTGTCAAACCACACAGTCCACAGCACGGTCACGCTAACTGTAAAAGACCACAGCAGTGCTGTTACCGAGTGTGTCAGCAGTAGTGACGTCGGGGAAGTGCGGCAGAACATCACCATCGTTACTTCAGAGAAACAAGAAG GTCCTGCGCAGCCTTGTGGACCTCACAGTGCTGTGCTTCCATGGGCCATCGCTGCTGTGTCTCTCATTGTGAATGTCATCTGCATCATCTGCCTGATGATCCTGTG gaacacaaagaaaaagatgaagccGAGCCAAGAGGACCGAACTTACatgtcactgcagcaaacagACCGATCACCACAGTATGAT ATGTCACAAACTGCTTTAACATATAAAATGGCAGGGTTGAAGGCAGTCACACCCCTGGGCAAAGTGTGTTTATCTCGCAACTATGGAATAACTGAACATCTAACATCATGCAACATCCTACTTAAATTCTGTGATGTCAGTTGTGGAGTTTCCTTTTGTTCAGTTCCTCTTTGTTTAATGCGCTTTTGCTGTAAAATTTGTCCTGTAGAGGGAGAGACTTACTTTCTCAAGCATCAAATCaggatgtttgttttcatctggGCAACTGTGCTTTTGTCTATGAGAGGCAGCAATGCAGACATAG GTGGATCAGTGGGAAGAACGCTCTGTCAAAATGGATTCTGTATCACTCTTAATGATGGAGAAATTACAGCAGAGGCTGGACTCTGTGTTGTGATACCGTGTGCTTTCACCCTCGATTATGGCTTTTATCCCCTACATATGGTTTGGTTCAAATGTGAACCATTGGAAGAAAAATGTGGTAATTCATATGTGATATTCCACTCTaacaaggacaacaaaaaaGTTCAGCCTGGGTACAAACGACGAGTGTCACTGTTGGAGCCCGACGTGATTCAGAGGAactgcagcatcatcatcaatgaCCTGACTGAGTCAGACTCTGGATCATATCAGCTCAGAGTTAATGGTTACATGAATTGGAAGGCAGATGGTTTTACATTCTCTCCAAGAACAACTGTCTCTGTTAAAG ATCTCATCCAGAAGCCCACAGTGATGATACCTCCTCTGATAGAGGGACAGCAGACCACACTGACCTGCACTGCTCCTGGTCTCTGCTCCGGATCTGATCCTGAAATCACATGGACGTGGAGAGGAACAGGAGACAACGACttacacaacacagcaaacatcactGCTTTGAAGACTGAGACTCTGACTCCTGTCACACAGAGATACAGCTCAACTTTGACCTTTAACCCTTCAGCTGAGCACCACGGCACCACTCTCACCTGTAGGGTCAGCTTCATAAATAACATCACTACAGAGGAGACAGTAACTCTGAACGTGACGT ATGTGAAGGAAGTTAAAATCACTGGAAATACTATTGTGAAGGAGGGTGAGACTCTGAATCTGACCTGCAGTGTTGAAagtttccctccatctcttaTTACATGGACTAAATTTTCTGCCAGGAAGATGCAAAATGGAACAGAAACTAAACTGCTGAATGACACTTTAACTGATCTGCAGGACGACACTTTAACTAATCTACAGAATGAAACTTTGACTGACCTGCAGAATGACACTGAAACCTACCTGCAGGAGGACAGTGGAATGGCCATTTTTTTCATCTCCAACATGATGGTAGAACATTCTGGACAGTACATCTGCACAGCAAAACATCTGAACAACACCCTGATGGAAAAAGTTGATGTAAAAGTTATGT ATATGAGGAATCCTGTAATCATTGGGCAAACAGCTGTTATGGAGGGCGATGCTCTGAATTTGACCTGCAGTGTTGAAAGTTTTCCTCCGTCTCGCATCACATGGACTATGCTTGGTTGTAAGACAAACCTGCACAGTGAACCTAATACTGTCCTGCAGAACGACCCTGGATCAGCCAGACTTATCATCCATAATGTGACGGCAGAACATTCTGGACAGTACATCTGTACAGCACAATACCTGGAAACGACTGTAACTGTATTTGCAGATGTAACTGTGATGT GGTTTCCAAAGATCAGAAACTCTGGATGTAAGGTTCAGTCGGAGGTCCTGACCTGTGTGTGCACCAGTGACGGGTTTCCTTTACCCACCATCAACTGGCCGTTGTTGAAGAATCAAACTAAGTACTCTGTCACTACCACAGTGTCAGACCACACAATCAACAGCACTGTCACCCTGACTGTGAAGAACTACAGCGATAATGTTGTTGAGTGTGTCAGCAGCAATGAAAATGGGGAAGCAAAGGAATACCTCACCATCTCTACAGATGTGTCACAACCAGAGG GTCAGTCCAGAGACGTATCAAAAACGGTTTCATGGGTGGAAGTCATCATTGCATTTTTGATTGGGGTACTGCTCACAACGGTCCTTTTCTGTTTGGCAAAGAAATTTCACAG aaaaaaacagagctctGGAAATCTGGAAGAAACTCTGGAGATGGTGACCAATCAAGAGGATCCACTG ATTGATGCTCATCAAGCAGTTGAAGATGATCAGACCTACTACCAAGAGGCAGCTGAaggagaaggagctgcagcagcagagaaagcagCCCTTGATCTCGACGATGGGCCAAAAGATGTTGAGTACGCCAGCATTGATTTCTCCTTGCTGAAGAGAAAAAGTCCCAGggaggcagcaaagcagcaagAGACCGCAGAGACAGAGTATGCTGAAATCAAGAAAGaagtaaaagaggaaagagaagacagTGGTGGAGAGGAAGGTGCAGTGCTTGAgggcaaagaggaggaagagacaaaACATTCTGTtccagaagaggaggaagggcagGACGTGGCAGTGTACGTAAAGGATGAGTTTTGA